From a single Vampirovibrio chlorellavorus genomic region:
- the murI gene encoding glutamate racemase, with protein MNQPLPFSPQHTAQNPIGVFDSGLGGLRVLDRLMQTLPDERFVYLGDTLHMPYGEKTQAQVTEYLSASLHWLFERHQVKMMVVACNTAASVAPQLFSRYPGVPFVDPVTPICRWLATTRQYRTVGVMATPATVASNRYQILLDDLNAPVLLSQVGCDHLASLIEAGQGETPACHALLRQYLRPLQDRGAEAIVLGCTHYPYVMDQVAALSPNADVLDPAVFMALDAKRLLAEHQLANPQVTGRPIAEVDYFVTAEPDRFYETSRRMPFQALAMKHPTVVSIPALSLPS; from the coding sequence ATGAATCAACCCCTGCCATTTTCTCCCCAGCACACCGCTCAAAATCCGATTGGGGTATTTGATTCCGGGCTGGGGGGGCTGCGGGTTCTGGATCGTCTGATGCAAACCTTGCCTGACGAGCGATTTGTGTACCTCGGCGATACCTTGCACATGCCCTATGGGGAGAAAACCCAGGCTCAGGTGACCGAATATCTGTCCGCCTCCCTGCACTGGCTGTTTGAGCGGCATCAGGTCAAGATGATGGTGGTGGCCTGTAATACCGCGGCATCGGTGGCTCCCCAATTGTTCAGCCGTTATCCGGGTGTGCCTTTTGTGGATCCGGTGACGCCCATTTGCCGATGGCTGGCCACTACTAGGCAGTATCGCACCGTGGGGGTGATGGCCACGCCGGCCACGGTGGCGTCCAACCGGTATCAGATTTTGCTGGATGACTTGAACGCCCCTGTTTTGCTTTCACAGGTGGGATGCGATCATCTGGCCTCCCTGATTGAAGCGGGACAAGGGGAAACGCCTGCCTGTCATGCTTTATTGCGCCAGTATTTGCGTCCATTGCAGGATCGGGGGGCGGAGGCCATTGTGCTGGGTTGCACCCATTACCCCTATGTCATGGATCAGGTGGCCGCTCTGTCACCCAACGCGGATGTTCTGGATCCGGCGGTATTTATGGCCCTGGATGCCAAGCGGTTGCTGGCTGAGCATCAGCTGGCCAATCCGCAGGTGACCGGTCGTCCCATTGCGGAGGTGGATTATTTTGTCACCGCCGAACCGGATCGTTTCTATGAAACCAGTCGCCGCATGCCCTTTCAGGCTTTGGCCATGAAGCACCCCACGGTGGTCAGTATTCCGGCGCTCTCTCTGCCCTCTTAA
- the glnA gene encoding type I glutamate--ammonia ligase translates to MNLELPVPTGRPSRSVADILKEAKEKKVKLIRLQFVDIHGMPKSMGIHVDQLEKALNNEIMLDGSSIAGFRTIETSDMYFYPDLSTFSVMPQTEGDRVVGRVICDIYNPDGTPFDGCPRNNLKRVLQEAQKLGYIYNVGPELEFFLFKRNEDGTPSTETHDAAGYYDIGPDDLGEIVRGEIVDTLERLGFEMEADHHEVASGQHEIDFKYSDALSQADNVTTVKIITRQIAAKHGLHASFMPKPVFGVNGSGMHCNQSLAKVAGGNAFYDEKGDYQLSETSLHFIGGLLKNIRGITAITNPLVNSYKRLVPGYEAPVYVAWSAANRSALLRVPAKRGNATRVELRSPDPAANPYIAFAAMLLAGLDGVKNKIEPPSPVTANIYKLSADERREQKIPALPGSLYEALEEMKNSSVAKEALGEHIFHEYIKAKTIEWDAYRTDVTPWEINRYMARY, encoded by the coding sequence ATGAACCTCGAACTCCCCGTGCCGACTGGACGGCCCTCTCGCTCCGTGGCAGATATTTTAAAAGAGGCCAAAGAGAAAAAAGTTAAACTGATCCGGCTGCAATTCGTGGACATCCACGGCATGCCCAAAAGCATGGGTATCCATGTGGATCAGCTGGAAAAGGCCCTGAACAATGAAATTATGCTGGATGGCTCCTCCATCGCCGGCTTTCGCACCATTGAAACTTCCGATATGTACTTTTACCCGGATCTCAGCACCTTCTCTGTGATGCCTCAAACCGAGGGCGATCGGGTGGTCGGTCGGGTGATTTGCGACATTTACAACCCGGACGGCACCCCGTTTGATGGTTGCCCCCGGAATAACCTGAAGCGGGTGCTGCAAGAAGCCCAAAAACTGGGCTACATCTACAACGTTGGCCCTGAACTGGAGTTTTTCCTGTTTAAGCGCAACGAGGATGGTACCCCCTCTACCGAAACCCATGATGCCGCCGGATACTACGACATCGGGCCGGATGATCTGGGTGAAATCGTTCGGGGCGAAATCGTGGACACCCTGGAGCGTCTGGGCTTTGAAATGGAGGCCGATCACCACGAAGTGGCCAGCGGTCAGCACGAAATTGACTTTAAATACTCCGATGCGCTGTCTCAGGCTGACAACGTCACCACCGTCAAAATTATTACCCGCCAAATTGCCGCCAAACATGGCCTGCATGCCTCCTTTATGCCCAAGCCGGTCTTTGGGGTCAATGGTTCCGGGATGCACTGCAACCAGTCGCTGGCCAAAGTGGCGGGCGGTAACGCTTTTTACGATGAAAAAGGCGACTATCAACTGTCAGAAACCTCCCTGCACTTTATTGGCGGCCTGCTAAAGAACATTCGGGGTATTACGGCCATTACCAACCCGCTGGTAAACAGCTACAAACGGTTGGTGCCAGGTTATGAAGCCCCGGTTTACGTGGCATGGTCCGCGGCCAACCGTAGCGCCCTGTTGCGCGTACCGGCCAAACGGGGCAACGCCACCCGCGTGGAACTGCGTTCTCCCGATCCGGCGGCCAACCCCTACATCGCTTTTGCCGCCATGTTGCTGGCGGGCCTGGATGGGGTAAAGAACAAGATTGAGCCCCCCAGCCCAGTGACCGCCAACATCTACAAGCTATCCGCCGATGAGCGCCGGGAGCAAAAAATCCCAGCCTTGCCGGGTAGCCTGTATGAAGCCCTGGAAGAGATGAAAAACAGCAGCGTGGCCAAAGAAGCCTTGGGCGAGCATATCTTCCACGAGTACATTAAAGCCAAAACCATTGAGTGGGACGCTTATCGCACCGATGTGACCCCCTGGGAAATCAACCGGTACATGGCCCGCTACTAA
- a CDS encoding cupin domain-containing protein: MMHREGLQPSQSELAGHSRSLEMKFHQTRVLVVVQGQLQFAFPGYGVIDVEPGDILEINPHVLHDVTVKGSQTAVLLQSLRDL; the protein is encoded by the coding sequence ATGATGCATCGAGAGGGGTTGCAGCCTTCTCAAAGTGAATTGGCAGGCCACAGCCGCTCTCTGGAAATGAAATTTCATCAGACCAGAGTGCTGGTCGTGGTGCAAGGCCAGTTACAGTTTGCCTTTCCGGGCTATGGCGTGATTGATGTGGAACCCGGCGATATTCTGGAAATCAACCCCCACGTGCTGCATGATGTGACGGTGAAGGGTTCTCAAACTGCCGTATTGCTTCAATCCTTGCGAGACTTATGA
- a CDS encoding N-acetylmuramoyl-L-alanine amidase: MVFVPRIQRLLSVLLACALMAVSGFGGGTSAFAASRHQSAQSSLLSISGVQVSPDGSGLVLEANRVFTGVETRNFTVLKLPSPYRIVLDIPNARLAGGQNVFRINQQGIDRVELSDTQSPFYSSVRATIYVDNNQTLARLTPEFEGKTLKVLGLAPASLSPAQIASTSFVAKPAVQAGKVAQPLPPVAKPAVKIPAQPPVLATLPPKPETQTPAVQTTILNTPVPAGTAIIESIQVRDNKLFIQSVAGTTLRIKKRFTLSDPSRLVLELEGAVLRSRQLLEPISTRLPEMRQVRVGQFDENTVRVVIESSDPDQLEAIYNGGERNLLALTPDSGTSITKLSANTQLGEVQSIDLRREGGNTILRLAASTPIVHRFLKKDDRLVLDLLNQAAHPTNINFDARQYPEIEKMRLEPLTEGQPNSKLAIQLVQADTRIIPSISDDGKVLELQISADRVAKSTGAFPNLAGLAAAGKAPFPARIVVDAGHGGKDFGAMRGGVNEKDLNLSLALMLRDALEAKGFKVFMTRSTDEFLPLPKITAITNQIRPDLFISIHHNASVNAAANGIETYYYTPQSIALARSVHNREINAVSARDGGVKKAMFYVIHHTNVPAILCEVGYVSNPNELTALQTYERKSKTARSIADGVVDYLKTRVSANAVK; encoded by the coding sequence ATGGTGTTTGTACCCCGGATTCAGCGTTTGTTGAGCGTTTTGTTGGCTTGCGCGTTGATGGCTGTCAGTGGGTTTGGTGGCGGCACCAGTGCATTCGCTGCCAGCCGCCATCAGTCGGCTCAGTCCAGTTTGCTCAGCATTTCGGGGGTTCAGGTGAGCCCGGATGGCAGCGGGCTTGTTCTGGAGGCCAACCGTGTTTTTACCGGGGTGGAAACCCGGAATTTTACGGTTTTAAAACTGCCCTCTCCCTACCGCATTGTGCTGGATATTCCCAACGCCCGGTTGGCCGGTGGGCAAAACGTCTTCCGCATTAATCAACAGGGTATTGACCGGGTTGAACTCAGTGATACGCAAAGTCCTTTTTACAGTTCGGTTCGGGCCACCATTTATGTGGACAACAATCAGACCCTGGCCCGACTGACCCCGGAATTTGAAGGAAAAACCCTCAAGGTGCTGGGCTTGGCGCCGGCATCACTTTCCCCGGCCCAGATCGCCTCCACCAGTTTTGTGGCCAAGCCCGCCGTGCAAGCGGGCAAGGTGGCTCAGCCCTTGCCTCCTGTGGCCAAGCCTGCCGTGAAGATACCCGCTCAGCCGCCTGTTTTGGCGACGCTTCCTCCCAAGCCGGAAACGCAAACCCCGGCCGTGCAAACCACCATTCTCAATACGCCGGTCCCTGCCGGGACGGCCATCATTGAAAGCATCCAGGTGCGGGACAACAAGTTGTTCATTCAGTCGGTGGCAGGCACGACCTTGCGCATCAAGAAGCGCTTTACCCTGAGCGATCCCAGTCGTCTGGTGCTGGAGCTGGAGGGTGCTGTATTGCGCAGTCGTCAGTTGCTGGAACCCATTAGCACCCGACTGCCTGAAATGCGTCAGGTTCGGGTGGGTCAATTTGATGAGAATACGGTTCGTGTTGTGATTGAGTCCAGCGATCCTGACCAGCTGGAGGCCATTTACAATGGCGGCGAGAGAAATCTGCTGGCCCTGACCCCGGATTCTGGAACCTCTATCACCAAGCTCTCGGCGAATACCCAGTTGGGTGAGGTGCAAAGTATCGACCTGCGACGGGAAGGGGGCAATACCATTCTGCGGTTGGCTGCCAGCACCCCCATTGTGCATCGTTTCCTGAAGAAAGACGATCGGCTGGTGCTGGACTTGCTGAATCAGGCCGCTCATCCCACCAACATCAACTTTGATGCCCGTCAGTACCCTGAAATTGAGAAAATGCGTCTGGAGCCCCTGACCGAAGGTCAGCCCAACAGCAAATTGGCCATTCAGCTGGTGCAGGCCGATACCCGGATCATTCCCTCCATTTCCGATGATGGCAAAGTGCTGGAACTGCAAATCTCCGCCGATCGCGTGGCGAAAAGCACGGGCGCTTTCCCCAATCTGGCGGGCTTGGCTGCTGCCGGCAAGGCCCCTTTTCCCGCCCGAATCGTGGTGGACGCCGGCCATGGCGGTAAAGATTTTGGAGCCATGCGGGGGGGCGTGAACGAGAAAGACCTGAACTTGTCTTTGGCTTTGATGTTGCGAGATGCGCTGGAGGCCAAAGGGTTTAAAGTGTTTATGACCCGCAGCACGGATGAGTTTTTGCCCTTGCCTAAAATTACGGCCATTACCAACCAGATTCGTCCGGATCTGTTTATCAGCATTCACCACAATGCCTCGGTTAATGCGGCGGCCAATGGCATAGAAACTTACTACTATACGCCCCAAAGCATTGCCTTGGCCCGAAGCGTGCATAACCGGGAGATTAACGCGGTGAGCGCCCGGGATGGCGGGGTCAAGAAGGCCATGTTTTACGTGATTCACCACACCAACGTACCGGCTATTTTGTGTGAGGTGGGTTATGTGTCCAACCCTAATGAGCTGACGGCCTTACAGACCTATGAGCGTAAGTCCAAAACCGCTCGATCCATTGCGGATGGTGTTGTAGACTATTTGAAAACCCGAGTGTCCGCCAACGCAGTAAAGTAG
- the serS gene encoding serine--tRNA ligase translates to MLDIKLIRENPDAVNQALKRRKPDLSVDAILALDARRRELLQEEESLRSQRNQITQQIAQAKKEGRDTEAIQQQTRALADRIKDIEAQKEALAEQQSALLLEIPNMPLPETPDGADESENVVLRTWGDEFKSRYCPDTLPHYEIGANLGILDFERGVKIAQSRFSVMRGEGSRLERALINFMLDTHTERGYEEVLPPFLVNRQAMTGTGQLPKFEADMFRCKDDELFLIPTAEVPVTNLYAGELLSEDQLPLNMTAYTPCFRREAGSAGKDTRGLIRQHQFDKIELVKLCRPEDSPAEHLKLLEDAEMILQKLELPYRVVALCAGDIGFSAARCFDIEVWMPAQGVYREISSCSTFTDFQARRIGLKYRSEATGKPAFVHTINGSGLAVGRTLAAILENYQISHQEVAIPEVLRPYFRNGSTRLCAPRSKELV, encoded by the coding sequence ATGCTGGATATTAAACTGATTCGAGAAAACCCCGATGCTGTTAATCAGGCCCTGAAACGCCGGAAGCCGGATTTGTCCGTGGATGCCATACTGGCCCTGGACGCTCGGCGTCGGGAGTTGCTTCAGGAAGAAGAGTCTTTGAGAAGTCAACGTAATCAGATTACCCAGCAAATTGCCCAGGCCAAAAAAGAAGGTCGCGACACCGAGGCGATTCAGCAGCAAACCCGTGCCCTGGCTGATCGGATTAAGGACATTGAAGCCCAAAAGGAAGCGCTGGCGGAGCAACAATCTGCCTTGTTGCTGGAAATTCCCAATATGCCCTTGCCAGAAACGCCCGATGGGGCCGATGAGTCCGAAAATGTGGTGCTACGAACCTGGGGCGATGAATTCAAATCCCGTTACTGCCCGGACACGTTGCCGCATTATGAAATTGGGGCCAATCTGGGCATTCTGGACTTTGAGCGAGGCGTCAAAATCGCCCAGTCCCGCTTTTCGGTGATGCGGGGGGAAGGCTCCCGGCTGGAGCGGGCCCTGATTAACTTTATGCTGGATACGCATACCGAGCGGGGTTACGAGGAAGTGTTGCCGCCCTTTCTGGTCAACCGGCAAGCCATGACCGGTACGGGCCAGCTGCCCAAGTTTGAAGCCGATATGTTCCGCTGCAAGGATGACGAGTTGTTCCTGATTCCCACGGCGGAAGTGCCGGTGACCAACCTGTACGCCGGAGAATTGCTGTCCGAGGATCAACTGCCCCTGAACATGACGGCCTATACCCCGTGCTTCCGTCGGGAAGCGGGCAGTGCGGGCAAAGATACCCGTGGGTTGATTCGTCAGCACCAATTCGACAAGATTGAGCTGGTCAAGCTGTGCAGGCCGGAGGACAGCCCTGCGGAGCATCTGAAATTGCTGGAAGATGCCGAAATGATCCTGCAAAAGCTGGAGTTGCCCTATCGAGTAGTGGCCCTCTGCGCTGGAGATATCGGGTTTTCCGCCGCCCGGTGCTTTGATATCGAGGTGTGGATGCCTGCGCAGGGCGTTTATCGGGAAATTTCCAGTTGCAGCACTTTTACAGACTTTCAGGCCCGTCGTATTGGCCTGAAATACCGCTCTGAAGCCACTGGTAAGCCTGCGTTTGTGCATACCATCAACGGTTCCGGCTTGGCCGTGGGTCGTACCTTGGCCGCCATTCTGGAAAATTATCAAATCAGTCATCAGGAGGTAGCCATTCCTGAGGTGCTGCGCCCATACTTCAGGAACGGTTCAACCCGACTGTGCGCCCCAAGAAGCAAGGAACTGGTATGA
- a CDS encoding alpha/beta hydrolase, translating to MKKLTTTSQASRRFLQRFLPLLLLLMSSITWSGCEMKLPPMPWDKPAPTDKAHGNKGEEATTEEATAEENAEPAEPADERMLLPKAMHDLPFEEVSIPLSDQLVIYGRLYDPSLSEPGENDIPDSEAYQGPKYPLVILLHGLNRDHLAWSDLPATLTKAGYAVYAMDLRGHGKSTITTWKRRVSWRLLQPEQWKNLHRDIIQVIQYFKKGEDYPEVDGSQVALIGEKLGANVATFAGKNSTEVKALVLLSPGIEFKGIDASRGLLEYGNPTLILSNHDFKESHSQAQHMYNWITGPKTLQVYEKIGEGAEMLGNQPGVGLQIEAWLSNILKPVPGAKAAAAEVSAETSGHSPAGNPLAVGHNSEAAQKEDASAATPPPAKH from the coding sequence CCTACTCCTGCTATTAATGAGCTCCATCACCTGGAGCGGCTGCGAAATGAAACTGCCCCCCATGCCCTGGGACAAACCCGCCCCCACTGACAAAGCCCATGGCAACAAAGGAGAAGAAGCCACAACCGAAGAGGCTACCGCCGAGGAAAACGCTGAGCCGGCCGAGCCTGCCGATGAGCGCATGCTACTGCCCAAAGCCATGCATGACCTACCCTTTGAGGAAGTTTCCATCCCGCTTTCGGATCAACTGGTCATCTACGGTCGTTTATACGATCCCAGCCTGAGCGAGCCGGGAGAAAATGACATCCCCGACAGTGAAGCGTATCAGGGCCCCAAGTACCCGCTGGTTATTTTACTGCACGGCCTCAACCGGGATCATCTGGCCTGGAGCGACTTACCGGCCACCCTGACCAAAGCCGGTTATGCCGTTTACGCCATGGACCTGCGGGGCCACGGCAAAAGCACCATCACCACCTGGAAGCGTCGGGTCAGTTGGCGCTTGCTGCAGCCCGAGCAGTGGAAAAACCTGCATCGCGATATCATCCAGGTGATTCAGTATTTTAAAAAAGGAGAAGATTACCCGGAGGTGGACGGGAGCCAAGTGGCGCTCATCGGGGAAAAACTGGGAGCCAACGTGGCAACGTTTGCCGGTAAAAACAGTACCGAGGTCAAAGCGCTGGTGCTTCTGTCCCCCGGTATTGAGTTCAAGGGCATCGACGCCAGCCGGGGGTTACTGGAATACGGCAACCCCACCCTGATCCTCAGTAACCATGACTTCAAGGAATCACACAGCCAGGCCCAGCACATGTATAACTGGATTACCGGCCCCAAAACCTTGCAGGTTTACGAAAAAATCGGGGAAGGGGCCGAAATGCTGGGCAATCAGCCCGGGGTGGGTCTACAGATTGAAGCCTGGTTATCCAACATATTAAAGCCCGTACCCGGGGCAAAAGCGGCTGCCGCCGAGGTGAGCGCAGAAACCAGTGGCCACTCACCCGCTGGCAATCCATTAGCAGTGGGCCATAACAGCGAAGCGGCCCAAAAAGAGGATGCCAGCGCCGCCACACCACCCCCGGCCAAGCATTAA
- a CDS encoding type IV pilus twitching motility protein PilT, which translates to MSIPPQASSPDVSGSSSGPVSGGIDLDIFLRMAVAQGVSDIHVRAGAAPVMRKDGDMLPTKMPPLSELDIQNFAKSIIPEKTLPRLKNRTDFDFSFMLDNSCRFRVNLFYEMGRLGLVMRLIPLQIPTLDDLGHPPVISRFADLHKGLVLVTGPTGSGKSTTLAALLNTINRTRYKHIVTLEDPVEYVYQSDKSVVTQRQLGMDTDTFPNGIKYALRQDPDVILIGEMRDRETMMAALHAAETGHVVFSTLHTTDSVQTINRIINAFEPYERDSIRNQLAGVLQGTVSQRLVKKAEGKGRVAVSEVMVVSPAIRDYILRDEMGEIYQLLNNAEFEGAHSLNHSLHNAFRNGLITPEDALETSENPTELQQMLRGAFHGSSTF; encoded by the coding sequence ATGAGCATTCCTCCACAAGCATCTTCTCCTGACGTCTCCGGATCATCCTCTGGCCCTGTCTCGGGCGGGATAGACCTGGATATCTTTCTGAGAATGGCTGTGGCCCAGGGTGTCTCCGATATCCACGTTCGGGCGGGGGCCGCCCCGGTGATGCGTAAGGATGGCGACATGTTGCCAACCAAAATGCCACCGCTGTCGGAGTTGGACATTCAAAATTTCGCCAAAAGCATTATTCCCGAAAAAACCCTGCCCCGGCTTAAAAATCGGACGGATTTTGACTTCAGCTTTATGCTGGATAACAGCTGTCGCTTCCGGGTCAACCTGTTTTACGAAATGGGGCGGCTGGGGCTGGTGATGCGTTTGATCCCCCTGCAAATTCCCACGCTGGATGATTTGGGGCATCCTCCGGTGATTAGCCGTTTTGCGGACTTGCACAAGGGGCTGGTGCTGGTCACCGGCCCTACCGGCTCGGGGAAGTCCACCACGTTGGCCGCCTTGCTCAATACCATTAACCGTACCCGGTACAAGCACATCGTCACTCTGGAAGACCCGGTGGAGTACGTTTACCAGAGCGACAAGAGCGTGGTCACCCAGCGACAGTTGGGGATGGACACAGACACCTTTCCCAATGGCATCAAGTACGCCTTGCGGCAGGACCCCGATGTCATTCTAATAGGCGAGATGCGGGATCGGGAAACCATGATGGCCGCCTTGCACGCGGCGGAGACCGGTCACGTGGTCTTTTCGACCCTTCACACCACGGATTCGGTGCAGACCATAAACCGGATCATCAATGCCTTTGAGCCTTACGAGCGTGACTCCATCCGTAACCAATTGGCGGGCGTGCTGCAAGGTACAGTTTCTCAGCGTTTGGTTAAAAAAGCCGAAGGCAAGGGCCGGGTGGCTGTGTCTGAAGTTATGGTGGTTTCACCGGCCATTCGCGATTATATTTTGCGGGATGAAATGGGCGAAATTTATCAGTTGTTGAACAATGCCGAGTTTGAGGGGGCCCACAGCCTCAACCATTCTCTGCATAATGCGTTTCGCAATGGTTTGATTACGCCCGAAGACGCGCTGGAGACCTCCGAGAACCCGACCGAGCTTCAACAGATGCTACGCGGGGCGTTCCACGGCAGTTCCACTTTTTGA